TCAATACCAAGCCAGCTCGTCACTCGCCACCCTTCATCACTGTACTTGTTCAGCGGCCATATCTTGTGTTCCTGGCCGTCCTTTTCGTCCTGGATCGATTTCCAGTCTGGGCCTGGATTAACAGGGGCAGAGCATATCGGGTGTTCAACAGAGAAGACGAATTTGCCGCCCTGTTTCAGTGCGGCGTGGATCTCGCGGTAGAGTCGACTCAGGTCCTCAATATAGTGGAGTGTTAGAGAGCTGTAAACCAGATCATAcatctctttttctccttgtTGGCTATCGTTTCTGAAGGTAATCGACTCGATATCCGCAACTTCATACTTGATTTCACTTTTAGAAGACAAGTTGGTTTCCAACTCCCTTGCTCGAGAAATCATCTTCTCTGAAATATCCACGCCTTTCACATACGCAGCATCACTGTCTCGAGCCCATCGCGCGAACCAGCCATACCCGCATCCGAGATCCAGAACGCGCTGCCCTTGTAGGGATTGAGTTAAGGTGTCCCCGAGTACCATGGACCGCAGGTCAGGCCATTCTGGGGCGCCTGGTAGACCGAGCTGTGAGCGGGGGAGAGTCCCGTaggcggagaagaaggtggaaTTGTCGTAGATGTTTTGGGCTGACATTCTGATGATTTGAATTGTTCagttggatgaggatgtgATGGTCAAGATGGTCAAGATTCAAGTCTGAATACGAGAATGCGTGTCTTTTCACGTGAGGTCCAGATTGGGTCCCCGACTGAGTTATGCAATTGCAcaatttatatctttattactgTCTGTTcagaataattaaaattgTCTATCTATACGCTAATAACATCAGACATAACCTCCAACACCATTAAAACAGCAAAAATAGTATCAGATCACTTCTTCCCAAATCTCTTCTTCAAACTCGCCAAATCCCACTTCCTCACCCGGAACATATAATACAAGAACGTAGCCATCGCAATATTAAACACAACATAGACCCAGATGAGCCCGAAATTGCGCCACCGGTCGCCCCAGTAGATCTCGCTGCCGGCCAGATACTCGTCCGCAACATTCAGCGAGCAGAACGCACAGTCCGCAGTCGCGTCGGGGTTCTGCAGCTTCCCACCCGCCAGACTCATATACTCGGACATGTACTCCTGGCAGGTTTGGTTGGAGGGCGGGTTAAACACGGACAGTTCGTTCGAGGAGCAGACTACCTCGCGGTCGTGGACCTGCGTTGACGCCATCCCACTGATCCAGTATGTGAACGGGGACGCGCGATacatgaagatccagaaccCGGGGAGGGCGGAGGGGACTTGCATGACGCCGCAGAAGGTCAGACACATTGAGAAGAGTAGGATGACGATTGGGCTTGCGGTCTCGGCGTCTGGTAGTGCGGCGATGCACATCTGGGCGAATGTGCTGGCGTATATGTAGAATTGGATGGCAAAGAGCAGGACGAGGCCTTGCCGGTCGGAGGCCTGGCTGGACCCGACTACGGGATAGTAGTAGCAGGCGTATGTGAGGATGCCCATTATCACCTGGTAGGGGATTTCGACGGTGatgttggcgatgaggaaggcTTTCCAGGAGTAGGCTTTGCTGGGCCGTTCGCGGACTTCGTACAGGGAGCGCTGGGTTACGAAGAGGGGCATTATCTGGTATTGTTAGAAGGATGACCAGCAAGAAAGGGTTGTTCAACATACCTGGTTGACGAGCGAGGCAAAGATGGAGCAGATCATGAACagcgagaagatgatggtctGCATACCAGCGAGAGAAGTCTTCGCATCGTAGAACGAGAACCCAATGAACAGCCCTGCCATGATAGCCAGGCCCCATTTCGAGATAATATACTCCGGCATGCGCCAGTACTGCTGGAAGACGCGGTACGTGACGACGTAGACCTGGAACCAGAAGGGCATCGCGAACTCGGCGTGGCTCATGCCCTGGTCGTCTTCCTGCTGGACGGCGCTCTTTTCCTCGTGGATGCGGTTGATTTCGTCCTGGACTCCTTGACACTCGGGACTCTGCTTCCAGACATCAAACCAGTCGGTTCCCTTGTCGTTGGTCTTTGCGTTGACGACCTCAATCATGTACTCCGCTGGGTTCTCGGATTGGGCGCATTGGCGTCCTCCGTTGGACTCGAAGTAGTCGAGGAGGGTTCGCGAGTTGTTCCCAATCGGGCCAAAGTAGACCGTCTTGCCACCCTttgccaggaacaggagctGGTCGAATTCCTGGAACAGAATGGCGCTGGGCTGGTGGATCGTGCAGAGGACGGCCTGTCCACTGTCTGCCAGTTTGCGGAGGAATGAACAAATAGCCCATGAACTCTGCGAATCAAGACCACTACACTCGTTAGTATATCC
Above is a window of Aspergillus puulaauensis MK2 DNA, chromosome 2, nearly complete sequence DNA encoding:
- a CDS encoding class I SAM-dependent methyltransferase (COG:S;~EggNog:ENOG410QE3N;~InterPro:IPR029063,IPR013216;~PFAM:PF13649,PF13489,PF08241,PF08242,PF13847;~go_function: GO:0008168 - methyltransferase activity [Evidence IEA]), which translates into the protein MSAQNIYDNSTFFSAYGTLPRSQLGLPGAPEWPDLRSMVLGDTLTQSLQGQRVLDLGCGYGWFARWARDSDAAYVKGVDISEKMISRARELETNLSSKSEIKYEVADIESITFRNDSQQGEKEMYDLVYSSLTLHYIEDLSRLYREIHAALKQGGKFVFSVEHPICSAPVNPGPDWKSIQDEKDGQEHKIWPLNKYSDEGWRVTSWLGIDGVKKYHRTVETYVQFLLQNGFTLTGFRDWAPSLEDVAEHPEWKDERHRPYFLLISARK